The bacterium genomic interval TATAGGGAGGGCCAAGAAAGATAATGTCAAAGGAATCCTTTAGCTTCAAAGAGAAAACATTTGCTGTAATAACCCTTGCATTATCCATTTTAAGCCTTTTTAAAACCTCCCTTATTTTCTTTGCCTGTTCCCTATCCCTTTCCACAAAAACACAATAGCTTGCCCCTTTTGATAATGCCTCAATGCCACAAGCGCCTGTCCCGGCATAAAGGTCAAGGAAATATGCTCCCTTTAGCTTTGGCTCTATTGATGAAAATAGGGATTTTTTTACCCTGGCAAGGATTGGCCTGGTTTTTAAGCTTGGGCCTGGAATTTCTGCTTTCTTCTTAATCCCTCCAATTACTCTTGGCATAATGTAACCATAATTCGTATGTGTTTAGCTGTTTAAGAAATTTTGAATTCTAAATTTTGAATTTTGGATTGAAGGTTAAGTTTTATAAAATTTTTCCCCTTTTAATTCAAAATTCAACATTCAAAATTCATAATTTTATAAAGCGTTGTGGAATTAACTATAAATTCCAAGCATCTTTATCGCAGGAATGGTAATATCATTTTCTGTAATTAGCTTCATACAATTAAAGTGTCCCTTTGGGCATTTTTGGGGTCCATGTGGGCTACAGGGACGGCAAGGAATGGATTTTTCAACAATTATGGCAGAGCTAGTTTTATAAGGACCAAAGCCCATTTCAACTGTTGTAGGGCCAAGAATAACTATTGTTTTTTTATTTAAGCCATAGGCTAGGTGGATTATTCCCGTATCATTCCCAATAATAAGAGAACATCTTTCAAAAAATAGGGGGAGCTCTGAAATGCTTATTTTTCCACAGGCAATTATGGGCTTATTTCTTGCCATTGCCTGGATTTTATAGGCTTCATTTAAATCAGACACCCCTCCAAAGATAATTGCCTTTGCTTTGTATTGAGC includes:
- the rsmD gene encoding 16S rRNA (guanine(966)-N(2))-methyltransferase RsmD; protein product: MPRVIGGIKKKAEIPGPSLKTRPILARVKKSLFSSIEPKLKGAYFLDLYAGTGACGIEALSKGASYCVFVERDREQAKKIREVLKRLKMDNARVITANVFSLKLKDSFDIIFLGPPYRDFLVNKTLYLIDKKAMLKDDGMLIAQHHKKEKIEEKIGSFVLERQKSFGETMLSFYVKSGVWDNSFSQSSRNFFIIL
- a CDS encoding glycosyltransferase family 9 protein, with the translated sequence AQYKAKAIIFGGVSDLNEAYKIQAMARNKPIIACGKISISELPLFFERCSLIIGNDTGIIHLAYGLNKKTIVILGPTTVEMGFGPYKTSSAIIVEKSIPCRPCSPHGPQKCPKGHFNCMKLITENDITIPAIKMLGIYS